Part of the Verrucomicrobiia bacterium genome, GTTCTGATGCGCAAGGCATGAGTGATGAAGAAATTACTCAGGTTATAAGTACTCTTGATATATTGGCTAAGGATGCGCTGGAGTTGGCTAAACTGCAACTGCGGAGAAAGAAAGATGCCAAGGACCTGGCCAATCTTATCTACGACATTTACCAGGATAAGAAGAAAGCCGGAAAAGACTAACATCATTTTTTTTCGCCTTTCTGCCTTTGAGACCTGTCCATTTCTATAAGGATTTCAAAGTATCCCACAAGGTTACTGACAGCTTCCCTGTAATCATCATCTGTATCGTAGACAATGCCGTCTTTGGCAAAGACTTCCTTCCATCGTTGTAGTTGTTCGTCTGTTAATTCAGTCATTTAATTAATGATATTGTTTCTTTCCTTGGAGCGAAAGATGATACTCGTGCATTGTATCGGTGTCCTGTTCGCTACCAAGTTCGCCAATCTCTAAAGTTACTCCTCGCCTCGTTGGGCCAAACCTTCTAGCAAATTCGCCCTTAAAACGGTAAAGAGGGCTCTTGCTCAAGTCAGTTGGTAAATCGTCCTTACTGAATAAGGGGTCGTTAGGCCTTCTACCATAGGAATCGACTGCCCACTTTGTACCAGCACCAGAACTACCAAATATCTCGCCACCATAATTCATCGACCTGGGGTCGGGCATACACAGAATTCCATTACCAAAGATATTCCAATCTGACTTTGAGATATCTCTCTCAGGATAAAGCCACTCTTCTTTGCCAGATGCAATGAACATATACGCACGACTCTTGATAATAAAGTTAAGCTGTTTTACTTCAAGTTCAGATAGTTTTCTGTTGAGGTGGAGTCGATGAAAATCAAAAACGGTATTTCTATAGAAACCGGGATTTGGTCTAAGGTTTTTGGAAGACTGATAAGGGTTCCTTACCCAGGATAGATTTGTAAGAATGAGTGCTTTGTTCAGATTAAGCGGGAATACGGTGTGAGAGCCTACCATACGAATATCAGGGTCGCGAAAACCCTTGCACCACGTTGGCTGTCTTGGACCCAACTGACGGTTGTAAATCGTAATTGGGTGGTCAGAGACAATAAACTTTGTATCAGAGTCAGCAGCATCTACTAATTGCCAAACACACTCAGTCCAAATGGCATCGAATACATTTTTAAGTTCAACCATTCTCCTAAGAATTTCGTTGGTATCATTTGAGTTAATTTGCTCAGATAACCAAACCAAACCTTTTTTTGTTCGCATCCTCTGTGTCGTCATGTATTGCAATAGGTCCCCAATGGGCTCGCCGCGCCAGTCGGGGTATTGATAGTTTATGAAGTGGTCCACTGCATCTTTACCTTTG contains:
- a CDS encoding DUF4238 domain-containing protein; this translates as MPGFKYNHYVPEWYQKNFISPDSTDGSYFYLRLRPEGFRDSKGRLHYAKPLKKWHPSRCFAEDDLYTTRFSGLESRDIERLFFGAIDTKGKDAVDHFINYQYPDWRGEPIGDLLQYMTTQRMRTKKGLVWLSEQINSNDTNEILRRMVELKNVFDAIWTECVWQLVDAADSDTKFIVSDHPITIYNRQLGPRQPTWCKGFRDPDIRMVGSHTVFPLNLNKALILTNLSWVRNPYQSSKNLRPNPGFYRNTVFDFHRLHLNRKLSELEVKQLNFIIKSRAYMFIASGKEEWLYPERDISKSDWNIFGNGILCMPDPRSMNYGGEIFGSSGAGTKWAVDSYGRRPNDPLFSKDDLPTDLSKSPLYRFKGEFARRFGPTRRGVTLEIGELGSEQDTDTMHEYHLSLQGKKQYH